A window of the Harmonia axyridis chromosome 5, icHarAxyr1.1, whole genome shotgun sequence genome harbors these coding sequences:
- the LOC123681023 gene encoding uncharacterized protein LOC123681023, producing MKFLVLFLAVAALASAKPVRNYIDIKQDGTIYIESEEGKQIWIHKNYGLNGQKKIEIEVTGPNGLAKMYKFDYNNQVNYESGMGYTNLNTFEKNYQDQYDIVDVIFREYLGYVDEYTYQQLLNKVHKAVLNGWFDGQVLYILQALVEDTKWENLISGRYSYEQTDVLNKMTQQNKYGLGYWGKLFKGQGGYEQVYQQYDVNYYYNVLMKIFDRQVLKTILLQGQIYNQEMYGQYSFEKIWNMVFTHQGIFDHQYLVEIINNQVLRNWFVQKGFFDKVVLDQIIYTYKTQGVYDQYLLQRLVNTQVVKYFFIQHGVSVYDILGQTIYKQYNSNVWFNKGKSYEQTPWTTYKQLFGVYGNAPEYGYNARMYGGNYLTNFLYNQGPYSYSYGKLNNQYPIYQHVY from the exons ATGAAGTTCTTAGTGCTCTTTTTGGCTGTCGCTGCTTTAGCTTCTGCTAAACCTGTTCGCAACTACATCGacattaagcaagatggtactATTTACATCGAGAGTGAAGAAGGAAAGCAGATTTGGATTCACAAAAACTATGGGCTCAATGGacagaagaaaattgaaatcgaAGTAACTGGACCCAATGGCCTTGCCAAAAtgtacaaatttgattacaacaACCAGGTCAACTACGAAAGTGGAATGGGTTACACCAACTTAAATACTTTCGAAAAGAACTACCAGGATCAGTATGATATTGTCGACGTAATCTTCAGAGAATATTTGGGATACGTTGATGAGTACACTTATCAACAACTCCTCAACAAGGTCCACAAAGCTGTTCTCAACGGTTGGTTCGATGGTCAAGTTTTGTATATTCTTCAAGCCCTTGTTGAAGACACCAAATGGGAAAATTTGATCTCTGGCCGTTATTCCTACGAACAAACTGATGTATTGAACAAAATGACCCAACAGAATAAATACGGACTTGGATATTGGGGAAAACTCTTCAAAGGACAAGGTGGTTATGAACAAGTATACCAACAATACGACGTCAACTACTACTACAACGTATTGATGAAAATCTTCGATAGACAAGTTTTGAAAACCATCTTACTCCAAGGGCAAATATACAACCAAGAAATGTACGGTCAAtactcttttgaaaaaatttggaacATGGTTTTCACTCACCAAGGTATCTTCGACCATCAATACTTGGTAGAAATCATAAACAACCAAGTGCTCAGAAATTGGTTTGTTCAAAAAGGATTTTTCGACAAAGTTGTTCTTGACCAAATCATTTACACCTACAAGACTCAAGGAGTTTACGACCAATACTTGTTGCAACGATTGGTGAACACCCAGGTAGTGAAATACTTCTTCATCCAACATGGAGTCTCCGTCTATGATATCTTGGGACAAACCATTTACAAACAATACAATTCTAATGTTTGGTTCAACAAGGGAAAATCCTACGAACAGACCCCTTGGACGACCTACAAACAATTGTTTGGTGTTTACGGAAATGCTCCTGAATATGGATACAATGCGCGTATGTACGGAGGAAACTATTTGACGAACTTTTTGTACAATCAGG GTCCCTACAGCTACAGTTATGGAAAGTTGAACAACCAATATCCAATCTACCAACATGTTTATTAA
- the LOC123681020 gene encoding uncharacterized protein LOC123681020 — MKFLVLFLAFAALASAVPHRNYIDIKQDGTIHIESEEGKQIWIHKNYGLNGQKKIEIEVTGPNGLAKMYKFDYNNQVNFESEMGYTNLNTFNNNYQDHTDILDVIFREYLGYVDEYTYQQLLNKVHKAVLNGCFDGQVLYILQALVEDTKWDNLISGRYSYEQVGDVLNKMTQQKTYGLGYWGKLFKGQGVYESLHQQYDVNYYYNVLMKIFDRQVLETILLQGQIHNQEMYGQYSYERIWNMVFTQQGIFDHQYLVEIINNPVLRNWFVQKGFFDKVVLDQIIYTYKTQGVYDQYLLQRLVNTQVLKYFFIQHGVSVYDILGQTTYKQYNSNVWFNKGKSFGQTPWTTYKQLFGVYGNAPEYGYNARMYGGNYMWNVLHNQGPYSYSYGKLNNQYPINHQVY, encoded by the exons ATGAAGTTCTTAGTGCTCTTTTTGGCTTTCGCTGCTTTAGCCTCTGCTGTACCTCATCGCAATTACATTGacattaagcaagatggtactATTCACATCGAGAGTGAAGAAGGAAAGCAGATTTGGATTCACAAAAACTACGGGCTCAATGGacagaagaaaattgaaatcgaAGTAACTGGACCCAATGGTCTTGCCAAAAtgtacaaatttgattacaacaACCAGGTCAACTTCGAAAGTGAAATGGGTTACACAAACTTAAACACTTTCAACAATAACTATCAGGATCATACTGATATTCTCGACGTAATCTTCAGGGAATATTTGGGATACGTTGATGAGTACACTTATCAGCAACTCCTCAACAAGGTCCACAAAGCTGTTCTCAACGGTTGCTTCGATGGTCAAGTTTTGTATATTCTTCAAGCCCTTGTTGAAGATACCAAATGGGATAATTTGATCTCTGGCCGTTATTCCTACGAACAAGTTGGTGATGTATTGAACAAAATGACCCAACAGAAAACATACGGACTTGGATATTGGGGAAAACTCTTCAAAGGACAAGGTGTTTATGAATCATTACACCAACAATACGACGTCAACTACTACTACAACgtattgatgaaaattttcgatAGACAAGTTTTGGAAACCATCTTACTCCAAGGGCAAATACACAACCAAGAAATGTACGGTCAATACTCTTATGAAAGAATCTGGAACATGGTTTTCACTCAGCAAGGTATCTTTGACCACCAATACTTGGTAGAAATCATAAACAACCCAGTGCTCAGAAATTGGTTTGTTCAAAAAGGATTTTTCGACAAAGTAGTTCTTGACCAAATCATTTACACCTACAAGACTCAAGGAGTTTACGACCAATACTTATTGCAACGATTGGTGAACACCCAGGTATTGAAATACTTCTTCATCCAACATGGAGTCTCCGTCTATGATATCTTGGGACAAACCACTTACAAACAATACAATTCGAATGTTTGGTTCAACAAGGGAAAATCCTTCGGACAGACCCCTTGGACGACCTACAAACAATTGTTTGGAGTTTACGGAAATGCTCCAGAATATGGATACAATGCGCGTATGTATGGAGGAAACTATATGTGGAACGTTTTGCACAACCAAG gtcCTTACAGCTACAGCTATGGAAAATTGAACAACCAATATCCAATCAACCACCAGGTATATTGA
- the LOC123681017 gene encoding G-protein coupled receptor 143-like produces the protein MADPTMQTFCCHRGNGTDVSLTLMKNLDTNVYNSVCIISSMLGILGALYQILPRKQYAKHHKWLSFSAQRGRRITVLLAVADLMASLGVFVRSMVWLKFNNILPVEDDDSSVIFCTLSSALVQYFYTATWIWTFCYALDMQFVLKDKEIDFKYYHMVAWLTPCFTTSMGLSVLYIPDANCHISKSMLTVITRILPNYIVTYIPIAIIMIYTPFLYNQSTRDMERIITSLTGQFTAKERKIIEGVKMKFFLINLVFYVCWIPNFINGILLWLLWFDVPMTFISIIWYIMAFLNPLQAFFNCMVYRRWNKGSEKIITPWSRSGSVQRNKLEFSSNTEENLDEKNEVLPLLKNVPTTSINQFV, from the exons ATGGCGGACCCTACAATGCAAACCTTCTGTTGCCACAGAGGAAATGGGACGGATGTATCTCTTACCCTCATGAAGAATCTTGACACCAATGTCTACAACTCAGTCTGCATTATTTCGTCTATGCTTGGAATTCTTGGAGCCTTGTAccag attcTGCCTAGAAAGCAATATGCGAAACACCATAAATGGCTATCATTTTCTGCACAAAGAGGAAGAAGAATTACAGTTCTGCTAGCTGTAGCTGATCTTATGGCGTCTCTAG GTGTATTTGTGAGATCAATGGTGTGGTTGAAATTCAACAATATATTACCAGTTGAAGACGACGACTCCAGTGTTATTTTCTGCACACTCTCATCA GCTTTGGTTCAATACTTTTACACGGCTACCTGGATTTGGACATTTTGTTATGCCCTAGACATGCAGTTCGTTCTGAAGGATAAAGAAATCGACTTCAAATATTACCACATGGTGGCATGGCTTACGCCGTGTTTTACAACTTCGATGGGACTGTCGGTTTTGTATATTCCAGATGCGAA TTGCCATATTTCTAAATCCATGTTAACTGTTATAACAAGAATATTACCAAATTACATAGTCACATATATACCAATTGCTATCATTATGATCTACACACCATTCTTGTACAACCAATCTACGAGAGATATGGAGAGGATTATCACAAGTCTTACTGGCCAATTCACCGCAAAAGAAAGGAAGATAATAGAAGgtgtcaaaatgaaatttttcctcaTAAATTTGGTTTTTTATGTTTGTTGGATTCCTAATTTCATAAATGGTATATTGCTGTGGTTATTGTGGTTCGATGTGCCAATGACCTTCATCAGTATCATTTGGTACATCATG GCTTTCCTGAATCCGTTGCAAGCTTTCTTCAACTGTATGGTTTATAGAAGATGGAATAAAggatctgaaaaaattataacgcCCTGGAGTAGAAGCGGAAGTGTTCAGCGAAATAAGTTAGAATTTTCCTCGAATACTGAAGAAAATCTGGATGAGAAAAATGAAGTACTACCTTTGTTAAAAAATGTACCAACGACGAGCATTAATCAATTTGTTTGA
- the LOC123681021 gene encoding uncharacterized protein LOC123681021, translating to MKFLVLFLAVAALASAVPHRNYIDIRQDGTIYIESEEGKQIWIHKNYGLNGQKKIEIEVTGPNGLAKMYKFDYNNQVNYESGMGYTNLNTFGKNHQDQYDILDVIFREYLGYVDEYTYQQLLNKVHKAVLNGCFDGQVLYILQALVEDTKWENLISGRYSYEQTDVLNKMNQQNKYGIGYWGKLFKGQGGYEQVYQQYDVNYYYNVLMKIFDRQVLKTILLQEQMYNQEMYGQYTYERIWHMVFTHQGIFDHQYLVEIINNPVLRNWFVQKGFFDKFVLDQIIYTYKTQGVYDQYLLQRLVNTQVLKYFFIQHGVSVYDILGQTTYKQYNSNVWFNKGKSFGQTPWTTYKQLFGVYGNAPEYGYNARMYGGNYMWNVLHNQGPYSYSYGKLNNQYPINHQVY from the exons ATGAAGTTCTTAGTGCTCTTTTTGGCTGTCGCTGCTTTAGCTTCTGCTGTACCTCATCGCAATTACATTGACATTAGGCAAGATGGTACTATTTACATCGAGAGTGAAGAAGGAAAGCAGATTTGGATTCACAAAAACTATGGGCTCAATGGacagaagaaaattgaaatcgaAGTAACTGGACCCAATGGTCTTGCAAAAAtgtacaaatttgattacaacaACCAAGTTAACTACGAAAGTGGAATGGGTTACACCAACTTAAATACTTTCGGAAAGAACCACCAGGATCAGTATGATATTCTCGACGTAATCTTCAGAGAATATTTGGGATACGTTGATGAGTACACTTATCAACAACTCCTCAACAAGGTCCACAAAGCTGTTCTCAACGGTTGCTTCGATGGTCAAGTTTTGTATATTCTTCAAGCCCTTGTTGAAGACACCAAATGGGAAAATTTGATCTCTGGCCGTTATTCCTACGAACAAACTGATGTATTGAACAAAATGAACCAACAGAATAAATACGGTATTGGATATTGGGGAAAACTCTTCAAAGGACAAGGTGGTTATGAACAAGTATACCAACAATACGACGTCAACTACTACTACAACGTATTGATGAAAATCTTCGATAGACAAGTTTTGAAAACCATCTTACTCCAAGAGCAAATGTACAACCAAGAAATGTACGGTCAATACACTTATGAGAGAATTTGGCACATGGTTTTCACTCACCAAGGTATCTTCGACCACCAATACTTGGTAGAAATCATAAACAACCCTGTGCTCAGAAATTGGTTTGTCCAAAAAGGATTTTTCGACAAATTTGTTCTTGACCAAATCATTTACACCTACAAGACTCAAGGAGTTTACGACCAATACTTGTTGCAACGATTGGTGAACACCCAGGTATTGAAATACTTCTTCATCCAACATGGAGTCTCTGTCTATGATATCTTGGGACAAACCACTTACAAACAATACAATTCTAATGTTTGGTTCAACAAGGGAAAATCCTTCGGACAGACCCCCTGGACGACCTACAAACAATTGTTTGGTGTTTACGGAAATGCTCCTGAATATGGATACAATGCGCGTATGTACGGAGGAAACTATATGTGGAACGTTTTACACAACCAAG GTCCTTACAGCTACAGCTATGGAAAATTGAACAACCAATATCCAATCAACCACCAGGTATATTGA